In one window of Gammaproteobacteria bacterium DNA:
- a CDS encoding cystathionine beta-lyase: MKHDTKIVSVGRKKEWTNGAVNPPVQRASTIVFDTVAEMKHAIANRSDKTLFYGRRGTTTSFAFSEAMSEIEGGAGCALYPCGTAAITGALLSFLKTGDHLLMVDTAYEPTRDFCNKILTNMGIETTYYDPMIGAGIKDLIKANTRVLFLESPGSNTMEVQDVPTLSAIAHQSDIIVMLDNTWGAGVNFKPFDYGVDISIQAATKYIVGHSDAMIGTAVASEKYWPQLREHSYLLGQCVSPDDAYLALRGLRTLSVRLKQHQASALKVAQWLSEQPEVDKILHPAFSDCPGHQFFKRDFNGSNGLFSFVLNRGNEAAITELLDGMSHFKMGFSWGGFESLILKVNGLERLRTATTWQAAGPVIRLHIGLEDVDDLISDLRQGLDRLNTKLAQ, from the coding sequence ATGAAACACGACACGAAAATTGTTAGCGTAGGCCGCAAAAAAGAATGGACCAATGGCGCGGTCAATCCACCGGTACAACGTGCCTCGACTATAGTGTTCGACACGGTCGCCGAAATGAAACATGCAATTGCCAATCGATCCGATAAAACCCTATTTTATGGCCGTCGCGGCACCACCACCAGCTTTGCATTTAGCGAAGCGATGAGTGAAATAGAAGGCGGAGCTGGCTGTGCCTTGTATCCGTGTGGTACGGCGGCAATTACTGGTGCGCTGCTGTCATTTTTAAAAACTGGCGATCATCTATTAATGGTCGACACAGCTTACGAGCCAACCCGAGATTTTTGTAATAAGATCTTAACTAACATGGGTATTGAAACCACTTATTACGATCCAATGATTGGGGCCGGCATTAAAGATCTCATTAAAGCCAATACCCGGGTGTTATTTTTAGAATCACCAGGTTCTAACACCATGGAAGTACAAGACGTGCCAACCTTGTCAGCTATTGCACATCAATCAGATATTATTGTAATGCTCGATAATACTTGGGGCGCCGGGGTTAACTTCAAGCCCTTTGATTATGGCGTTGATATTTCGATTCAAGCTGCAACCAAATATATTGTCGGCCATTCCGATGCAATGATTGGCACCGCGGTCGCCAGCGAGAAGTATTGGCCACAACTGCGCGAACACAGCTATTTATTGGGCCAATGCGTATCTCCTGATGACGCCTACCTTGCTTTACGCGGCCTAAGAACGCTAAGCGTTCGGTTAAAGCAACACCAAGCAAGCGCGCTAAAAGTCGCCCAATGGTTAAGTGAGCAACCCGAAGTCGATAAAATACTCCATCCTGCGTTTAGCGACTGTCCTGGCCATCAATTCTTTAAGCGCGACTTTAACGGCTCTAATGGTTTGTTTTCTTTTGTGCTTAACCGCGGCAATGAAGCAGCGATAACTGAACTGCTTGATGGGATGAGCCATTTTAAAATGGGCTTTTCGTGGGGCGGATTCGAGAGTTTAATTCTCAAGGTTAATGGCCTTGAACGCTTACGTACTGCCACTACTTGGCAAGCAGCGGGCCCTGTTATTCGACTGCATATTGGACTTGAGGATGTCGATGACTTAATTAGCGACTTGCGCCAAGGACTCGACCGTTTAAATACTAAATTAGCGCAATAA
- a CDS encoding tRNA-(ms[2]io[6]A)-hydroxylase, which produces MPNQQLLEPILKFLQCETPDSWLERAKQPESLPILLLDHLMCELKAGQTAMFLLRKYAVDKESSAALALWFKPYEDYVYRKQGTMAQLSSQSHMAKTITARDDCAYGQDFVDKMVLLIKEELHHYYQVLQIMEGRGLEFKSIKAGRYAKGMMGHVTSYEPDALIDKLIIGAYIEARSCERFAKIAPYLADDLNKFYVSLLRSEARHYQDYLTLATKIAGKDISARIAYFGQIEAQLIVSADDDFKFHSGAPTS; this is translated from the coding sequence ATGCCAAACCAACAGCTATTAGAACCTATTCTAAAATTCTTGCAATGTGAAACCCCAGACAGTTGGCTAGAGCGGGCAAAACAACCTGAAAGTTTACCGATTTTATTGTTGGATCACTTAATGTGCGAGCTGAAAGCGGGCCAAACAGCAATGTTTCTATTGCGAAAATATGCAGTGGACAAAGAAAGCAGTGCAGCATTAGCGTTATGGTTTAAGCCTTATGAAGACTACGTCTATCGAAAACAAGGGACGATGGCTCAATTGTCGAGCCAATCACACATGGCAAAAACCATTACTGCGCGTGACGACTGCGCTTATGGGCAAGACTTTGTCGATAAAATGGTGCTGTTAATCAAAGAAGAACTACATCACTATTATCAGGTGTTACAAATTATGGAAGGGCGTGGTCTTGAGTTTAAAAGTATTAAGGCTGGGCGCTATGCTAAAGGTATGATGGGACATGTCACATCATATGAACCGGATGCGTTAATCGATAAATTAATTATCGGCGCTTATATCGAAGCACGTTCGTGTGAACGTTTTGCTAAAATCGCGCCTTATTTGGCCGACGACTTAAATAAATTTTATGTCTCGCTCTTACGCTCGGAAGCTCGTCATTATCAAGATTATTTAACCCTGGCCACCAAAATTGCCGGTAAAGATATTAGCGCGCGCATTGCGTATTTTGGCCAGATAGAAGCGCAGCTTATTGTTAGTGCTGATGATGATTTTAAATTTCACAGTGGTGCGCCTACCAGTTAG
- a CDS encoding HDOD domain-containing protein: protein MDFNNLILDLTSLPALPQAYHKCCDLLEQKRTDSKALADVVACDPAMAISVLRLVNSAYYNMPRTIERLDHAISIIGQQGFKDLILTTSVVKAMEQLAHGQVDMDVFWYHNIFTGLVARRLALHAYLANSERFFIAGLLHDVGQLIYFDVKPQKAVQVLELVKKHRIEVVVAEKKILGFDHQELGAALCRHWQLPAWLQDCIEHHHLPNQSVHYKTEASVVYLANEISREYFGGLIAADSQMLAYRTSRNESAWAALNLTEDIVEYVIAEASEQLDGVLETLVPKASKPKFKLKPSPAAVS from the coding sequence ATGGACTTTAATAACCTTATTCTTGATTTAACGAGTTTGCCTGCATTACCTCAGGCTTACCATAAATGCTGTGACTTATTAGAACAAAAACGTACCGACTCTAAAGCGTTAGCCGACGTAGTTGCTTGCGATCCTGCCATGGCAATAAGCGTGTTACGTTTAGTCAATAGCGCTTATTATAATATGCCTCGAACTATTGAGCGGCTAGACCATGCTATTTCGATCATTGGTCAGCAAGGTTTTAAAGACCTTATATTAACGACATCGGTGGTAAAGGCGATGGAGCAATTGGCTCATGGTCAGGTTGATATGGATGTTTTTTGGTACCATAACATTTTTACCGGATTAGTCGCACGTCGACTTGCCCTGCATGCTTACTTGGCTAATTCGGAACGTTTTTTTATTGCTGGCTTGTTGCATGACGTTGGTCAACTTATATACTTTGATGTTAAGCCGCAAAAAGCAGTTCAAGTTCTTGAATTAGTTAAAAAGCATCGAATAGAAGTGGTCGTCGCTGAGAAAAAGATTCTTGGTTTTGATCACCAAGAACTTGGGGCTGCTTTGTGCCGACATTGGCAATTACCTGCCTGGTTGCAAGATTGCATTGAGCATCACCATTTACCGAATCAATCCGTCCATTATAAAACGGAGGCTTCGGTCGTCTATTTGGCGAATGAAATTTCTCGAGAATACTTTGGCGGTTTAATTGCTGCTGATAGCCAAATGTTAGCGTACCGTACTAGCCGTAATGAATCTGCTTGGGCGGCGCTTAATTTGACTGAAGATATCGTTGAATATGTAATCGCTGAAGCGTCGGAGCAGCTAGATGGCGTATTAGAAACGTTAGTGCCAAAAGCGTCGAAACCTAAATTTAAACTTAAACCGAGTCCAGCTGCAGTCTCGTAA